The Leadbettera azotonutricia ZAS-9 genome has a window encoding:
- a CDS encoding cysteine desulfurase family protein: MTERKIYIDYNATTPLREEVKAAIIEDLGIYGNASSMHASGRLAHARVEEARQAVGALLGAPAAGIIFTSGGSESNNTVFQTMRSIAGDSGRNEFITTAIEHPCVLNSASYLKKLGFKVTFLPVDDYGKIKMDAYKAALSDKTLLVSVMMANNEIGTIQDIKEISRLAKEKGAWVHSDVVQAVGKIPVNAVDLGVDYLTVSCHKIYGPKGIGALYVKKGAPLFPLIHGGHQEDGFRAGTYNNIGILGFGIAAVLARRDLDKYARQTRALRNKLRDGLLARVPNIKINGHPEDVLPNTLNVSFPRAEGEAILLSMDIKGIEASTGSACASGSLEPSHVLMALGVDAELAHGSIRFSLGWGTSDEDIDYIIEEVPPIIARLRAMSTLT; this comes from the coding sequence ATGACTGAAAGGAAGATTTATATTGATTATAATGCGACCACCCCTCTCAGGGAAGAGGTGAAAGCCGCAATAATAGAGGATCTGGGTATCTACGGCAATGCGTCGAGCATGCATGCCTCAGGCCGCCTTGCCCATGCCAGAGTGGAAGAAGCCCGGCAAGCTGTGGGCGCCCTTTTGGGAGCCCCTGCGGCAGGCATCATCTTTACGTCCGGCGGTTCGGAATCCAACAATACCGTGTTCCAGACCATGCGTTCCATTGCCGGGGACAGCGGCCGCAACGAATTCATCACCACTGCCATCGAGCACCCCTGCGTGCTCAATTCGGCGTCCTATCTTAAGAAGCTGGGCTTCAAGGTGACTTTTCTCCCTGTGGACGATTACGGCAAAATCAAAATGGACGCCTACAAGGCTGCCCTGTCCGATAAAACCCTCCTCGTCTCGGTGATGATGGCAAACAACGAGATAGGCACCATTCAGGATATAAAAGAGATAAGCCGCCTGGCAAAAGAAAAAGGCGCCTGGGTGCACAGCGACGTGGTTCAGGCAGTGGGCAAGATCCCGGTAAACGCCGTGGATCTTGGCGTGGACTACCTTACCGTTTCCTGCCACAAGATCTACGGCCCAAAGGGCATAGGCGCCCTCTATGTGAAAAAAGGCGCGCCCCTCTTCCCCCTCATCCATGGAGGGCACCAGGAAGACGGCTTCAGGGCAGGGACCTACAATAACATAGGCATCCTGGGCTTCGGCATAGCAGCTGTCTTGGCCAGGCGCGACCTGGACAAGTACGCCAGGCAAACCCGGGCCCTCCGCAACAAGCTTCGGGACGGCCTCTTGGCCAGGGTGCCCAATATAAAAATCAACGGCCACCCCGAGGATGTGCTTCCCAATACCCTCAACGTTTCGTTCCCCAGAGCCGAGGGGGAGGCTATACTTCTTTCCATGGACATCAAGGGGATAGAAGCCTCTACAGGATCAGCCTGCGCCTCAGGGAGCCTTGAGCCTTCCCATGTGCTTATGGCATTGGGCGTGGACGCCGAGCTTGCCCACGGCTCCATACGTTTCAGCCTTGGCTGGGGAACCAGCGACGAAGACATAGATTACATCATTGAGGAAGTCCCCCCAATCATAGCGCGGCTTCGCGCCATGTCAACCTTGACCTAA
- a CDS encoding ribonuclease HII, with amino-acid sequence MICGIDEAGRGPLAGPVCAAAVILPKDFPFEILNDSKKLKEKQREAARSLIIEKAFAWGIGWASFFEIDKINILKASLLAMKRAYEEMAEALKQGNGSAIESLTSIIDGLYAPDIPIPCTPMVKADAQIPEVMAASILAKTARDRLMGYYALFYPEYGYEKHKGYPTKSHREAVLTYGPSPIQRLTFKVKP; translated from the coding sequence ATGATCTGCGGCATCGACGAGGCCGGCAGAGGCCCTCTTGCAGGCCCGGTCTGTGCGGCAGCAGTAATACTGCCAAAAGATTTTCCTTTTGAGATCCTTAATGATTCAAAGAAACTAAAAGAAAAGCAGCGGGAAGCGGCCCGCAGCCTTATAATAGAAAAAGCCTTTGCCTGGGGTATAGGGTGGGCTTCATTTTTCGAAATTGACAAAATCAATATACTTAAAGCAAGCCTCCTGGCTATGAAGCGGGCATACGAAGAGATGGCAGAGGCGCTAAAACAGGGGAATGGTTCCGCGATCGAATCCCTCACGTCGATCATAGACGGCCTCTATGCCCCTGATATCCCGATTCCCTGCACTCCCATGGTCAAAGCCGATGCCCAAATACCCGAAGTAATGGCAGCATCCATACTTGCCAAAACCGCCCGGGACAGGCTGATGGGGTATTATGCTTTATTTTACCCCGAGTACGGATATGAAAAGCACAAGGGATATCCCACAAAGTCCCATAGAGAGGCAGTGCTTACATACGGACCCTCTCCGATACAGAGGCTGACGTTCAAGGTAAAGCCCTGA
- a CDS encoding EamA family transporter, with translation MWILYALLSAFFAALTSIFAKIGIANVNSNLATAIRTIVVLILSWSIVFITGKQNDIANIGHRNLLFLILSGIATGLSWLCYYKALQIGDASKVMPVDKFSLVIGMALAFIILKESVSLKTILGGIFITLGTFILIF, from the coding sequence ATGTGGATATTATATGCCCTGTTGTCGGCTTTTTTTGCGGCTTTGACTTCAATTTTTGCAAAAATTGGCATCGCAAATGTCAATTCAAATTTGGCGACCGCTATTAGAACCATTGTTGTTTTGATTCTTTCGTGGAGTATTGTGTTTATAACCGGAAAACAGAACGATATTGCAAACATCGGGCATAGGAATTTGTTGTTTTTAATTCTTTCGGGAATCGCCACCGGATTATCATGGTTGTGTTATTACAAGGCATTGCAGATAGGAGATGCGTCAAAAGTAATGCCTGTTGATAAATTCAGCCTCGTTATCGGAATGGCGCTGGCATTTATCATATTAAAGGAAAGCGTTTCGTTAAAAACAATACTAGGCGGAATATTTATTACTCTTGGAACTTTTATTTTGATATTTTAA
- a CDS encoding IS5 family transposase has translation MKQHGFFDENDRLKELSALGDPLEKLNKYIKWDNFRGILNKTLKKEAQGPGGRPPFDYVMMFKILILQKLYNVSDDQAEYQIKDRLSFQRFLGLALCDTVPDAKTIWHFREELVKANILDTIFYRFVRQLEEQEIISYSGSIVDATFVDAPRQRNSKAENQKIKEGKVPEEWEGKKKKHKKSQKDIDARWATKNKERHYGYKDHIKIDAESKLITKFSTTSAAVHDSQELSKLVDEKDNILYADSAYVGGEIQKCIPRKAKNRIHEKGYRNRPLTKTQKANNTRKSKIRARVEHVFATMTNTMRGIVVRSIGMARAHANIALMNLTYNFWRYIFLMRGKRAYA, from the coding sequence ATGAAACAGCATGGATTTTTTGATGAAAATGATAGGCTTAAAGAATTAAGCGCGCTCGGCGATCCCCTGGAAAAATTAAACAAATACATTAAATGGGATAATTTTCGGGGGATATTAAATAAAACGTTGAAAAAAGAGGCGCAGGGGCCGGGAGGCAGACCGCCCTTTGATTACGTAATGATGTTTAAAATACTGATATTGCAAAAACTGTACAATGTAAGTGACGATCAGGCCGAATACCAAATAAAAGACAGGTTGAGTTTTCAACGGTTTCTGGGATTGGCTCTGTGCGATACCGTTCCCGACGCGAAAACGATATGGCATTTTCGGGAAGAACTGGTAAAGGCAAACATATTGGATACGATATTTTACCGATTTGTCAGGCAGCTTGAGGAGCAGGAAATAATAAGCTACAGCGGAAGCATAGTGGACGCGACCTTTGTGGATGCGCCGCGGCAGCGGAACAGCAAGGCGGAAAACCAGAAGATAAAGGAAGGCAAGGTGCCTGAAGAATGGGAAGGAAAAAAGAAAAAGCATAAAAAGTCACAAAAGGACATTGATGCCCGGTGGGCGACCAAAAACAAGGAACGGCATTACGGATATAAAGACCATATAAAAATAGACGCGGAAAGCAAACTGATAACGAAGTTCAGTACGACCAGTGCAGCAGTACATGACAGTCAGGAATTATCAAAATTGGTGGATGAGAAAGATAACATTTTGTATGCGGATAGTGCCTATGTTGGGGGAGAGATACAGAAATGCATACCCAGGAAGGCAAAAAATCGGATACATGAGAAAGGATACCGGAACCGGCCGTTAACAAAGACACAAAAAGCGAACAACACGCGGAAATCGAAAATACGGGCGCGGGTTGAGCATGTATTTGCCACGATGACGAATACGATGAGAGGGATAGTGGTCCGGAGTATAGGGATGGCACGGGCACACGCTAACATAGCGCTTATGAATTTGACCTATAATTTCTGGCGGTATATATTTCTTATGAGGGGAAAGCGGGCATATGCATAA
- a CDS encoding iron-sulfur cluster assembly scaffold protein yields MSDWLYSDTVKDHFMNPRNVLMVDEKEFPADARGQTGNIKCGDQMLMLLKIKDDIIVDVRWKTYGCASAIASTSMLSETIKGMDIKDAYNIKPEDLVKALGGLPEFKIHCSVLGDKALRTAIDDYLAKTGRAGMLKEAATVICTCLSITDKDIENAFHNGARTWEQLQQATKIGTVCGKCEKKAMELMHEFAHIYGM; encoded by the coding sequence ATGTCAGACTGGCTTTATTCAGATACAGTGAAAGACCACTTCATGAACCCCCGCAATGTTCTGATGGTGGATGAAAAAGAATTCCCCGCCGACGCCAGGGGCCAAACCGGAAACATCAAGTGCGGAGATCAAATGCTGATGCTCCTCAAAATAAAAGATGACATCATCGTCGATGTGCGCTGGAAGACCTACGGCTGCGCCAGCGCCATAGCTTCAACCTCCATGCTGAGCGAAACCATCAAGGGCATGGACATAAAGGACGCCTACAACATCAAGCCCGAGGACCTCGTAAAAGCCCTCGGGGGCCTCCCGGAATTCAAAATCCATTGTTCAGTCCTGGGCGATAAAGCCCTGCGCACCGCCATCGACGATTACCTTGCCAAAACAGGCCGCGCCGGCATGCTCAAGGAAGCTGCCACCGTCATCTGCACGTGCCTAAGCATCACCGACAAAGACATCGAGAACGCGTTCCACAACGGCGCCCGCACCTGGGAGCAGCTCCAGCAAGCCACCAAGATCGGCACTGTCTGCGGCAAGTGCGAAAAGAAAGCCATGGAACTTATGCACGAGTTCGCGCATATTTACGGGATGTAG
- a CDS encoding class I SAM-dependent methyltransferase, which translates to MLNDNQYSSSSKYEARIYLHKTFSMNKQPKNAWIFEHFPKGENLKVLELGCGTGLFWLTNRNSIPKTWEITLTDYSRGMLETTKKTLSRIQCNFNYDVVNAENIKYTKNSFDAILANNMLYHIENRQKAISDIYDILKPNGIFIASIMGIDDLKEMHELLYKFLETKGNLFKFSELKFSLNNGLEQLKKVFNNAVLINHENALKINEIEPIINYYLSFNEIQNNTKILPEEYIDEFKEYLKKEIDKEMMVTKNDGIFVCTK; encoded by the coding sequence ATGTTGAATGATAATCAATATTCATCTTCTTCAAAATATGAGGCAAGAATATATCTTCATAAAACGTTTTCAATGAACAAACAGCCAAAGAATGCATGGATATTTGAGCATTTTCCCAAAGGGGAAAATTTAAAGGTTCTGGAATTAGGCTGCGGGACAGGATTGTTTTGGCTTACCAATAGAAACAGTATACCAAAGACATGGGAAATAACTCTTACGGATTATTCCCGGGGAATGCTGGAAACAACAAAAAAGACGCTTTCCCGGATACAGTGCAATTTCAATTATGATGTTGTCAATGCGGAAAATATAAAATACACTAAAAACAGTTTTGATGCCATATTGGCAAATAATATGCTGTATCATATCGAAAACAGACAAAAAGCAATTTCCGATATATATGACATTTTAAAACCCAATGGCATATTCATAGCGTCCATAATGGGAATTGACGATCTAAAAGAAATGCATGAATTGTTATATAAATTTCTTGAAACAAAAGGGAATCTTTTTAAATTTAGCGAATTGAAATTTTCCTTGAATAACGGATTGGAACAGTTAAAAAAAGTTTTTAATAATGCGGTTTTAATAAATCACGAGAACGCATTGAAAATAAATGAAATAGAGCCAATAATAAATTATTATCTGTCATTTAACGAAATTCAAAACAATACAAAAATATTGCCGGAAGAATATATTGATGAATTTAAAGAGTATTTAAAAAAAGAAATCGATAAAGAAATGATGGTAACAAAAAACGATGGGATATTCGTATGTACAAAATAA
- a CDS encoding DUF2779 domain-containing protein, protein MQIPFQYSLHILKSPDTEAEHHEFLAKEGTDPRRPLAEALCKDIPLKVCTLAYNSGFEKRVIKDLADLFPDLSNHLLDIQSHIKDLMTPFQSHAYYRREFQGSYSIKTVLPGLFPDDPELDYHNLELIQNGSEAMTAFPGLEKKRPEEITAIRQSLLAYCRLDTLAMVKIWGYLKELV, encoded by the coding sequence ATGCAAATCCCTTTTCAATATTCTCTGCATATACTCAAGAGTCCGGATACAGAGGCAGAACATCATGAATTTCTAGCCAAAGAGGGAACAGATCCACGCCGTCCCCTGGCAGAGGCCCTTTGTAAAGATATACCCCTAAAGGTCTGCACCCTGGCTTATAATAGCGGATTTGAGAAAAGGGTAATAAAAGACCTTGCTGATTTATTCCCTGATTTATCTAATCATCTCCTTGATATACAGAGCCATATTAAAGACCTTATGACCCCTTTCCAGTCTCATGCCTATTATCGACGGGAGTTTCAAGGATCCTATTCAATTAAAACAGTTTTACCAGGACTGTTCCCTGATGATCCTGAACTCGACTATCATAACCTTGAACTAATTCAAAATGGCAGTGAAGCCATGACTGCTTTTCCCGGGTTAGAAAAGAAACGTCCGGAAGAAATCACCGCAATCCGGCAATCCCTGCTTGCTTATTGCCGGCTTGATACTCTGGCAATGGTAAAGATATGGGGATATTTGAAAGAGTTAGTATAA
- a CDS encoding DUF2779 domain-containing protein, translated as MPFTQKFGHVQKEIRSFLKTLTFPLYFLDFETFMPAIPPFDGCWPYMGTSKNHLLNILT; from the coding sequence TTGCCATTTACACAAAAATTCGGACACGTCCAAAAAGAAATAAGATCATTTTTAAAAACCTTAACATTCCCCTTATACTTCCTGGACTTTGAAACTTTCATGCCGGCCATCCCTCCATTTGACGGTTGTTGGCCTTATATGGGAACCTCTAAAAACCACTTATTAAATATCCTGACATAG
- a CDS encoding tetratricopeptide repeat protein has translation MDNCDFPDIDETSFESGPTYRTIADYEKSIADFTKMIELDSNDILGYFNRARIYNMKGDYDAAIADFTISIKNNPTGLWAYRERGMAYYKKGDHASAKSDFIQAINLNYIYNNRGIDEFIKEVFSQAISEGTQAINLHPKDGMKYLSRGDSYYQCGVFEKAINDYTQAINLDPDLVRAYLKRGHVYFSIGEYDKAIADYTRMIDFDPCNDGVYNNRGDAFVLKEELDRAILDYTKAYMLKHNDGVK, from the coding sequence ATGGACAACTGCGACTTTCCGGATATAGATGAAACCTCTTTTGAAAGTGGCCCTACATACAGGACAATAGCTGATTACGAAAAGTCTATAGCAGACTTTACCAAAATGATCGAACTTGATTCAAATGATATTCTGGGTTATTTTAATCGAGCCCGGATATACAATATGAAGGGAGATTATGATGCCGCCATTGCTGACTTTACCATTTCAATAAAAAATAATCCTACCGGATTATGGGCATATAGAGAACGTGGAATGGCATATTACAAAAAAGGAGATCATGCTTCTGCCAAATCAGATTTTATTCAGGCTATCAATTTAAATTACATATATAATAATCGGGGTATTGATGAGTTTATTAAAGAAGTATTTTCACAAGCCATATCAGAAGGTACCCAGGCTATAAATCTTCATCCAAAGGATGGCATGAAGTATCTCAGTCGAGGTGATTCGTATTATCAATGCGGAGTATTTGAAAAAGCAATAAACGATTATACCCAGGCAATCAATCTTGATCCCGATCTGGTAAGAGCTTATCTAAAACGGGGGCATGTATATTTCAGTATAGGAGAATATGATAAAGCTATAGCCGATTATACCAGGATGATCGATTTTGATCCTTGTAATGATGGTGTTTATAATAATCGTGGAGATGCTTTTGTATTGAAGGAAGAACTGGACAGAGCCATACTTGATTATACAAAAGCATATATGCTTAAACACAATGATGGAGTAAAATAA
- a CDS encoding DUF4372 domain-containing protein — protein MANLLRSLSGFDFESTVSGYNADRGICLKTYDFFKGMAYGQLSGCLSVREIENSMKAIGKRLYHAELQQMKRSTFLRPVKCCIGAWP, from the coding sequence CTGGCCAATTTGTTAAGATCCCTGAGCGGATTTGATTTTGAAAGTACTGTTTCAGGCTACAACGCTGACAGAGGGATATGCCTTAAGACCTACGATTTTTTCAAAGGCATGGCCTATGGCCAGCTCTCAGGATGTTTGAGCGTACGTGAAATAGAGAACTCAATGAAAGCCATTGGTAAAAGGCTCTATCATGCCGAATTACAGCAAATGAAGAGGTCAACTTTTTTGAGGCCAGTGAAATGCTGTATTGGGGCATGGCCTTGA
- a CDS encoding phosphatidylglycerol lysyltransferase — translation MDISHMILSASGWRGIFSETLDEESPSGAISPSHRVIAAGAAKVFADYIGDLGRNGDIILGRDTRPTGEALAQALLQALLGLGKTVRYLGVSAAPEIMAYARSLGDAASGFVYISASHNPIGHNGFKFGLADGGVLPGSEAAVLIKNFRELMASPDCARQMEGLLNNADQQKLAAVPALRNQYKEEAKKAYLDFTAEVVSGFSDKAKSGEALEAIAACLKERPLGIAADFNGSARTVSIDREFLQSIGVRFEAINDKPGEIRHRIVPEGESLEPCRSFLDELHEKDPSYTIGYVPDCDGDRGNLVVWDEGEKKARALEAQEVFALACMAELAYLAWTGELKYDNKGNAMTRAALAVNDPTSLRVDRIALAFDIPVFRAEVGEANVVGLARKLREQGYLVRILGEGSAGGNITHPSAVRDPIDTVAALLKLLTIRSIADRKGLYELWCDLSDQAETYREDFTLADVIASLPAFQTTGAYSEEAVLKVKTADHGLLKDRYQGIFLKEWEEHKEQLKARYGIVDWDATAYNGTEERRGIARFGEAGKGGLKVAFINKEGRKTACIWMRGSGTEPVFRVMADAEGSDKRLERSLIEWQRRMVEEADR, via the coding sequence ATGGATATATCACATATGATCCTCTCCGCCTCGGGCTGGCGGGGCATTTTTTCCGAAACCCTGGACGAAGAAAGCCCTTCCGGGGCGATTTCCCCTTCCCACCGCGTCATTGCGGCGGGGGCGGCCAAGGTCTTTGCGGACTATATCGGGGATCTGGGCAGGAACGGGGATATTATCCTGGGGCGCGACACCAGACCCACAGGAGAAGCCCTGGCCCAGGCCCTGCTTCAGGCTTTGCTTGGGCTAGGCAAAACAGTGCGCTATTTGGGGGTTTCTGCAGCCCCCGAGATCATGGCCTATGCCAGGTCCCTTGGGGATGCGGCTTCAGGCTTCGTCTATATTTCCGCAAGCCACAACCCCATAGGCCACAACGGCTTCAAATTCGGCCTCGCCGATGGCGGGGTGCTTCCGGGATCCGAAGCTGCCGTACTGATAAAAAATTTCAGGGAACTCATGGCCTCTCCCGATTGCGCACGCCAAATGGAGGGCCTTCTCAATAACGCGGATCAGCAAAAGCTCGCGGCGGTTCCGGCGCTCCGGAATCAATACAAGGAAGAAGCCAAAAAAGCCTACCTCGATTTTACCGCTGAAGTGGTTTCAGGCTTTTCCGACAAGGCAAAGTCGGGCGAAGCCCTGGAGGCTATTGCCGCATGCTTGAAAGAGAGGCCCCTGGGTATTGCGGCGGACTTTAACGGATCGGCCCGCACAGTCTCTATAGACAGGGAATTTCTCCAGAGCATCGGCGTCCGTTTCGAGGCTATTAACGATAAACCCGGAGAAATAAGGCACCGCATAGTTCCTGAAGGCGAATCCCTTGAACCCTGCCGCAGCTTTCTTGATGAACTTCATGAAAAAGATCCTTCCTATACCATAGGCTATGTGCCCGATTGCGATGGCGACCGGGGGAATCTGGTCGTTTGGGACGAGGGCGAAAAAAAGGCCCGGGCCCTGGAAGCCCAGGAAGTGTTCGCCCTCGCCTGCATGGCCGAGCTTGCCTACCTGGCCTGGACAGGAGAACTCAAATACGACAACAAGGGCAATGCCATGACCAGGGCTGCCCTTGCGGTGAACGACCCTACTTCGCTGCGGGTGGATCGCATTGCCCTGGCCTTCGATATTCCCGTGTTCCGCGCCGAGGTCGGCGAGGCCAACGTGGTCGGCCTGGCACGGAAGCTCAGGGAGCAAGGTTACCTGGTGCGCATTTTGGGCGAAGGCTCCGCAGGGGGCAACATCACCCACCCCTCGGCTGTCCGGGACCCCATCGATACGGTTGCGGCGCTGCTCAAACTTTTGACCATACGGAGCATTGCGGACCGCAAGGGCCTCTACGAGCTTTGGTGCGATCTTTCGGATCAGGCCGAAACCTACCGCGAGGATTTTACCCTGGCGGATGTCATCGCCTCCCTCCCCGCCTTCCAGACCACAGGGGCATATTCAGAGGAAGCTGTGTTAAAAGTAAAGACTGCGGATCACGGCCTCCTTAAAGACCGCTACCAGGGCATATTCCTCAAAGAATGGGAAGAACACAAAGAACAGCTTAAAGCCCGTTACGGCATTGTAGATTGGGACGCTACCGCATACAATGGAACGGAAGAGCGGCGCGGCATAGCCCGTTTTGGCGAGGCCGGCAAGGGCGGACTCAAGGTAGCGTTCATCAATAAAGAAGGCCGCAAAACCGCCTGCATCTGGATGAGGGGTTCCGGCACAGAACCTGTTTTCCGGGTCATGGCGGACGCAGAAGGTTCGGACAAACGCCTGGAACGCTCCCTCATTGAATGGCAGCGCCGCATGGTGGAAGAAGCAGACAGATAA
- a CDS encoding IS256 family transposase, with protein MASTRKLKEKDLIDQILDQIDLKGMTQEEILGQEGLLKHLTGKLLSRVMNAEMDEHLGYEKNSNAGDNSGDSRNGYSEKTVLTENQSAVIQVPRDRNGTFEPKILAKHQRRLPIFNDQVISMYSFGMTDRDIKSHLEKIYNVEVSPELISRVTAAVMEEVKEWQNRQLEKSYAIVYLDALRVKTKQDGKSCTKSVYVALGVNFEGQKEVLGLWIAENEGAKFWMGVLNEIKNRGVEDILIACMDGLTGFPEAVRAVFPKTRIQLCIVHMVRNSTKFVSWKDLKKICADLKAIYSAATEEAGRDALEEFGKIWDAKYPMIYQSWDTHWDDLSEFFKYPPEIRKAIYTTNAIESLNYQLRKVTKNRSTFPNDDAIFKILYLAIRNASEKWTMPVRDWGMALNQFAIIFGNERVPF; from the coding sequence ATGGCCAGTACACGAAAACTGAAAGAGAAGGATCTGATCGACCAAATACTCGATCAGATAGACCTTAAAGGAATGACCCAGGAAGAAATCCTTGGACAGGAAGGATTATTAAAGCATCTGACAGGGAAGCTGCTAAGCCGTGTCATGAATGCTGAAATGGACGAGCATTTGGGGTATGAAAAGAATTCCAACGCCGGGGACAATTCGGGGGACAGCCGAAACGGGTACAGTGAAAAGACAGTCCTGACAGAGAATCAGAGTGCAGTGATACAGGTACCACGGGACCGCAATGGAACGTTCGAACCCAAGATACTGGCGAAACACCAAAGACGGCTCCCTATATTTAACGACCAGGTTATTTCGATGTATTCCTTTGGGATGACCGACCGGGATATTAAATCACACCTGGAAAAAATATATAACGTGGAAGTCTCCCCTGAATTGATAAGCCGTGTCACTGCAGCGGTGATGGAAGAAGTGAAGGAGTGGCAGAATCGGCAGCTGGAAAAATCTTATGCCATCGTGTATTTGGACGCCCTGAGGGTCAAGACCAAACAGGACGGGAAAAGCTGTACCAAGAGCGTCTATGTGGCTCTGGGAGTGAATTTCGAGGGTCAGAAGGAGGTATTGGGCCTTTGGATAGCGGAGAACGAAGGGGCTAAGTTCTGGATGGGCGTCCTGAACGAAATAAAGAACCGGGGAGTGGAAGACATACTCATCGCTTGCATGGACGGCCTTACCGGTTTCCCCGAAGCGGTTCGGGCAGTATTTCCCAAGACCCGTATCCAATTGTGCATTGTCCACATGGTGCGTAATTCCACCAAGTTTGTTTCCTGGAAAGACCTGAAAAAAATCTGTGCCGATCTTAAGGCCATATATTCGGCAGCCACCGAGGAAGCCGGCCGTGACGCACTGGAAGAATTCGGCAAGATATGGGATGCCAAGTACCCGATGATATACCAGTCCTGGGATACCCACTGGGATGACTTAAGCGAGTTCTTTAAATACCCGCCTGAAATCCGCAAGGCAATTTACACGACAAATGCAATTGAGTCATTAAATTACCAGCTGCGAAAAGTCACAAAAAACCGCTCGACATTTCCGAACGATGATGCTATATTTAAGATATTGTATTTGGCAATTAGGAATGCGTCAGAGAAATGGACAATGCCGGTACGGGATTGGGGGATGGCGCTCAACCAATTCGCTATTATTTTTGGCAATGAACGGGTTCCGTTCTAA
- a CDS encoding Swt1 family HEPN domain-containing protein, which produces MKKSEIVMYTKLYQYLLMLKDPLYVFISQILQHLSPDLWWEKYIVPYIEEKYNKDYKHLDFLDLINVLSHNWQPIKGFIKKNYSIPGCDRYVYVITDMHYIRNFVSHTRETNMSPYKYTKHLTTILDFAEFINAGEKIISALEKEVQKTNQDYTFTVFDTESNVNREELINFIEKKVLSKAIEQGEVLDPSIKESLIRTIIRIKNMKTTDEILSFFNGALKSARGQRVRDELHSHGLKSFEDIAEEITRKYSPK; this is translated from the coding sequence TTGAAAAAGTCTGAAATTGTTATGTATACGAAATTGTACCAGTATCTTCTCATGCTCAAAGACCCATTGTATGTATTCATAAGTCAGATACTTCAACACCTTTCTCCGGATTTATGGTGGGAGAAATACATCGTTCCTTATATAGAAGAAAAGTACAACAAGGATTACAAACATCTTGATTTCCTTGATTTGATAAATGTCCTCTCCCACAACTGGCAGCCAATAAAGGGATTTATAAAAAAGAACTATTCAATACCCGGCTGTGATAGATATGTTTATGTGATAACCGATATGCATTACATCCGTAATTTTGTTTCCCACACACGAGAAACAAATATGTCTCCATATAAGTATACCAAGCATTTGACCACCATCCTGGATTTTGCAGAATTTATAAATGCAGGTGAAAAAATAATCTCCGCTTTAGAAAAAGAGGTTCAAAAAACTAATCAGGATTATACCTTTACCGTTTTTGATACAGAATCGAATGTAAACAGGGAGGAATTGATTAATTTTATTGAAAAAAAGGTGCTATCCAAGGCTATAGAACAAGGAGAAGTCCTTGACCCTAGTATAAAAGAAAGCCTCATTCGAACCATAATACGGATTAAGAATATGAAAACCACCGATGAAATACTTAGTTTTTTCAATGGAGCCTTAAAATCGGCCAGAGGCCAGAGGGTTCGGGATGAATTACATTCTCACGGTCTTAAATCCTTTGAGGATATAGCTGAAGAAATTACCAGGAAATATTCACCCAAGTAA
- a CDS encoding DUF3276 family protein — protein sequence MGIRGEIFSSTVSLPNRTYFFNVKENRMGDLYLNIVESKNKDTGGFERQSVILFADDLQEFLTGFDESLKVLEKAVRERKKTARADARPERGKQKDEREPSAKGRSKSQNPDARSEKRPRRVVVKKNDGEKKH from the coding sequence ATGGGCATACGGGGCGAAATTTTTTCTTCAACAGTATCATTGCCGAACAGGACGTATTTTTTCAATGTAAAAGAAAACCGCATGGGCGATCTTTACCTCAACATCGTGGAAAGCAAGAACAAGGACACAGGCGGCTTTGAACGCCAGTCAGTGATACTCTTCGCCGACGACCTCCAGGAATTCCTCACAGGCTTCGACGAATCCCTTAAGGTTCTGGAAAAAGCTGTCCGTGAACGGAAGAAAACCGCCCGCGCCGACGCCCGCCCGGAACGAGGAAAACAGAAAGACGAGAGGGAGCCTTCGGCAAAAGGCCGCTCAAAATCGCAGAACCCTGACGCCCGCAGTGAAAAACGGCCCCGGCGGGTGGTAGTCAAAAAAAACGACGGCGAGAAAAAACATTAA